CCCGGCAAATGCATATGACTCGTACTGTGTTTTCATAAGCAGAGCCATACCAATTACAATTGCCCCGATTATCATGCCTAATGCCAATCTGTTGCTCGACTTATCTATTTCCATGCCGAGTTTCTTGATCTCTTCGTCCTCTATATCGATCTTTATCTTGCCTGCTGCTGCCTTGTCAAGCAATTCTTTTGCCTTCTCAGGAAAATCATCAAGTATCTCTTTTATCTCCCTGCCTTTCTTCAAGAATGATCTGATAAGCTCACTGGGCCTTGCCCTGCTAACCAGAATTTTTTTGACATATGGCTTAGCATACTCGTTGATATCAAACTCAGGGTCTATCAGCTTGGCAGATCCTTCTAATGTCACAAATGCCTTTGCAAACAAAACAATATTCGTAGGCATTTTTATATTGTGCTTAAAGCAAAGGTTCAGCAGATTGCGCATCATACTGGTCATATTCATCTGCTTTATCTGCGCGCCGCGCCATTCATTGATTACTTCAGTAATTTCATCCTCAAATGTTTCTAAGCCAGTGGCATTATCGGATTTCCCGATTTTCATCAATAAGTTTTTTACTTCTCTGGAATCCTTTTCCATTATTGCTATGAACAAATCCAATGACTGGTTCTTAAGCTGCTTGCTCATATAGCCCACTATCCCAAAATCAAGGAATGCTAGTTTATGGTCTGTCAGCAGTATGTTTCCTGGGTGAAGGTCTGCATGGAAAAATCCGTCTTCAAACACCTGCTTCAATATGGCATCAGCAGCTATTTTTTCTATCAGCTTTCTGTCAATCTTCTTGGTTTTTATCTCTTTCAGCTTTGTTCCTTTGATGCACTCCATCGTCAATACTCTGCTTGTTGTGTAATCCAGGTAGACTTTTGGAATTTTGATTGTTTTTGAGTTTTCAAAATTCTGGTAGAACTGGTCTATGTTTCTTCCTTCAAGAACATAATCCAGCTCTTTTTTTGTATATTTTTCAAATTCATTCACAATCTCTGTTGGTGTAATATTCGGGAATTTCCTGCCTTTTTCAATCATCTTTGCAAAGGTATAAAGAATATCAATATCAGCCTTCATCATCTGATCAATATGAGGCCGCTGCACTTTCACAACAACCTTCTTGTTGTTTTTCAGCACTGCTTCATGCACCTGGCCGATAGATGCAGAGCCGATAGGTGTTTCATTGAAAGACTTGAAGATTTTATTTAATGGTTTTTTCAATTCCTTTTCAACTATTTTTTTAACTTCGGAAAACGGAAAAGCCGGCACATCATCCTGCAGCTTCTGGAATTCCTCGCAGTATTCAAAAGGAACCAGATCCGGCCTTAAGCTAAGCAGCTGCCCCAGCTTTACAAAAGTTCCCCCCAATTCCTCAAATGCCTGCCTCCATTTCACTTCCGGCTTTGACGGCGCAATAAATTTGTGCCTCATCAGTTTTTTATGGAATGGCAGATAAATATGCAAGCCATGCTTTTCAAGAAAATAGCCGAGCCTGTTTTTGAACAAAACATTCAGCACATGGTAGAATCTTCCAAGATCTCTCATATCCTCTTTTATCATAGCGCATAATGAACAGAGGTTGTTTATAAGGTTTTTTGTTGTTGCTATAAAAAGCCAATAGTCTCGTATTAAATCAGGGATTTTCTAAACTTGAAAACAAAACCTTTATATATGACTATCAACTAACAGTTGACAACTATCAACAAAATGGAGACAGCAAAAACAACCAGCAGGATTTTGAAATTAATATTCAAGGATTTTGCTACAAGGCATACTGTAACCACACTCTCAAAAGAAATAGGCATGAGCAGATGGGGTGTATGGAAGGTCCTTAGAAAACTCGAATCTGAAAAAATCCTTATCTTATCCCCTGTTGGCTCTGGAAAAACAAGCACCCATACAATCAGCCTGAACTGGGAAAATCCGATTGTTGAAAAAATGCTGGCCATGATCCTTACAGAAGAAACATTGAAAAATCAAAGATGGGTAAGCAGCTTTTCAGAGTTTGAGGGAAAAGCAAAATTCAGCATAATCTATGGCGGCATTCTGAACAAGCCAAAAGAAGCGAATGACATTGATATAGTAAGCGTGATCTCAAATAGGAAAAACTTTATACAGATTGAGAAAATAACAGCTAATTTGCAGAAGACCCAGGTTAAGAAGGTCCATTCGTTAAATTTCACAGAAGCAGAATTCAAAAGTGAATTAAAAAAGCCAAATAAGGCGTTTATTGACGCTGTAAAAAAAGGAGTTGTATTATTTGGGCAGGACAGTTTCATCAGATTTATAAAGGGCTTGGCAAAATGACTAAAAATGGTTGAACTAATAATAACCGAAAAGCCTGCAGCAGCATTGAAGATAGCTGAGGCTCTTGCCGACGGAAAAGCGATAAAGGAATCGAACTTGGGAGTGCCTTATTACAAAGTAACCCATGGCAAAAACGACATCATTGTGGCATGCGCAGTAGGCCATCTCTATGGATTGGCTGAAAAAGAGAAGGGAAAATGGACTTATCCAGTTTTCGATATCGAATGGAAGCCGACTTCTGAAACAAATAAAGGAGCTGCATTCTCAAAAAAATACCTTCAGACAATCAAAAAGCTTTCAAAGGAAGCAAAAACATTTACGGTTGCAACTGATTATGATATTGAAGGCGAGGTCATCGGCCTGAATGTAATCCGATTCATCTGCAATCAAAAAGATGCTGCAAGAATGAAATTCTCAACATTAACAAAGCCTGATTTAATTGAAGCTTATGAGAACAAGGCAAAAACATTAAACTGGGGCCAGGCAATGGCCGGCGAGACAAGGCATGAATTGGATTGGTATTGGGGCATCAACACGAGCAGGGCATTGACAGCTGCGATAAAAGCAGGCGGGATGTTCAAGATAATGAGTTCAGGCAGAGTTCAAGGCCCGGCACTGAAAATAATTGTTGACAAAGAAAAAGAAATAAAAAATTTCAAGCCTGTTCCGTTCTGGCAGATCGATCTCAAAGGCAATGTAAACAAGGGAGACATAACAGCATTGCACAAAGAAGACAAGTTCTGGGAAAAGGAAAAAGCAGAAGCTGTAATGCACAAAGTTAAATCTGAGAAAAAAGGCCTTGTGCAGGAAGTCAAAAAAACACAGTTCAACCAAAAAGCTCCTGTTCCTTTTGACCTGACAGCGCTGCAGATAGAAGCTTACCACATCTTCAAGATACAGCCGAAGGAAACATTGGAAATCGCGCAAAATCTCTATCTTGCCGGATTAATATCTTATCCAAGAACATCAAGCCAACAGCTTCCTTTTGTCTTGAATTTTAAAAAGATTTTAAAAAATTTAAGCTCAAATGAAAGCTACAAAAAATTAGCGCAGCTTTTGCTTGCAAAAGAAAAATTAATCCCCAACAACGGCAAAAAAACCGATCCTGCTCATCCTGCTGTCCATCCCACAGGAGAATATCCAAAAAAGATTGATGCGAGGGAATATAAAATATATGATTTGATTGTAAAAAGGTTTTTTGCAACATTCGGCGAGGATGCAGTAAGAGAGACTGTAGCAGTCGACATAAATGTTAAAAATGAGATTTTTATTGCAAAAGGAACAAGGACAATAGCAAAAGGATGGCATGTTTTATACGAGCCTTATGTCACATTAAAAGAAGAGGAGCTTCCTCCGATAAACAAGAGCGATATTGTAAATATAGATAAAATAACAATGTATGACAAAGAAACACAACCTCCTGCGAGATTCACTCCAGCTTCAATTATAAAAGAGCTTGAAAAAAGAAACCTCGGAACAAAATCTACAAGAGCGCAGATCATTGACACCCTGTCACAAAGGGGATACACAACAGGAAAAGTTATTGAAGCTACTGATTTGGGAATTAAAACAGTTGAAACTTTGGAAAAATATTCTCCTTTGATCCTTGATGAAGAACTGACAAGGCATTTTGAAGAAGAGATGGAAGAAATAAGAGAGCAGAAGAAAAAGCCCAAGGAAATTCTTGAAGAAGCAAAAGCTGCTTTGATAAAAATCCTCAATGAATTTAAGGGAAAGGAAAAGAAGATTGGCGAGGGCTTGAAAGACACTTATCAGGAGCAGCTAAGGCAGGAAAGCGAAATTGGAAAATGCCCTAAATGCGAAAAGGGGACATTAAAGATGAGAAAAGGCCGCTTTGGAAGATTCATTGCATGCGACCAATATCCTGAATGCAAGACAACATTCAAGCTTCCTTCTTCAGGATTGATCAAGCCATCTGAAAAGATATGCGAGCAATGCAAATATCCGATGATAATGGTGATCATGAAAGGCAAAAGGCCGCAGGAAATCTGCATCAACAAGGAATGCCCCTCAAAGCAAATAATGGATGCAGCTTTGAAAAAAGAAGCTGAAAAGATCGAATCAGGCAAAATAGAAAGGAAATGCCCGAAATGCGGAACAGGCAATCTTGTTCTGAGAAAAAGTGTATATGGGTCATTCTATGGCTGCTCAACTTATCCCAAGTGCAGGCATATAGAAAAGATAGAGACTAAATCACAAAATGTCAAAAATTTTTAACCAGTTTGTAAGTGGTGGCAAAAATCGATCAAGCTCCAGAATATGGAAAATTTTTGAGCATGATCAAGAACCACCTGATACGGCGAATAGCGGCAACATTGCACATACCTTTGGTGAGTGGTTCTTGACATATAAAAACTCAAAATTTTTCTTAATTACTATGAAAAAGCTTGTACTTTTACTGTTACTCCTCTTAGCCATTCCCCTGGCTTATGCCAAAACAGGCAGTACAACGCTGCTTGCTGTTTCAGAGACAGACGGCGGCTTTATAGGCAGCACTGCTGATCTCTATATCGAAATAAAAGAAGGCACAGGCAGGGTTTTTATTGATTCTTATCCGTTGACAAAGTTTGACACGCAGTTCTCGACAAGATTTGCAAAAAGCGTTGCATGCGATTTTCTGAACAAAGACTGCAGCAGATATGACTTTTTCTACACAATAAGGGCAGACGCGCCGATAATAGGCGGGCCAAGCGCCGGTGCTGCAATGGCTGTTTTGACTGTTGCTGTGCTTGATGACCTGAAGCTGAGGGAAGATATTGCAATGACAGGAACAATAAACTCAGGCGGAATAATAGGCGCTGTCGGCGGAATAAAGGAAAAAACAGAGGCAGCTGCAAATGCGAGCATAAAAAAAGTGCTGATTCCTGAAGGTGAAAGATTTGTCGGCGAGGAAGGCAACAAGACAGATATCATTGAATATGGAAAAAAGATCGGAATAGATGTTGTTGAAATTCTCAGCTTGAATGACGCGGTATATGAATTTACAGGAAAGAAATACAGTGATGGAGTTGAAGCAATCAACATAACAGCAGACTATGAGGGAACAATGAGAAACATTTCAATAGACCTGTGCTCAAGGGCAGATTCCTTAAAAGCCAGCTTAAATGTTTCTGGGCAGAATGATGTTTTGGAGGCTGCAATTAATTCCAGCGAAAGGGGAAAAAATGCCTTCAGCCAGAAGAAATATTATTCTTCTGCTTCCTTCTGTTTCAGCGCAAATATAAAATACAATTATCTCAGCATAAAAGACATTAATGAGAGCAAATTAAGGGAAAAGCTCAACAGCACATCTGCCGAACTAAAAAAGCGCGAGGAAAAGCTAAAAAATGATTATAAAACAATAAACGATCTGGAAACATACATCATTGTAAAAGAGCGGATTGATGAAGTGAATGATTACCTTAACCTGAGCCTGGCAAGCCTTGGCGGGCAAGAACTGGATGACAGCGCATACTATCTTGCATATTCAATCGAAAGGCTCTACACAGTTAATTCCTGGTCTTTCTTTTTTGGAAAAAGCGGCATAAAGCTCGATATTGACGCTCAGATGCTCAGGGATTCCTGCACTCAGAAAATAGTTGAGGCCCAGGAGCGCTTTGATTACGTTGCCTTGTTTGTTCCTGTTGCCAATTTAGGCCAGATCAGCAATGAATTAGAAAACGCAAAGCAGGATCAAAAAAACGAAAACAACGAGCTTTGCCTTTTCAAAGCTTCAAAAGCGAAAGCGCAGGTTGATGTTGTAATGATGTCCATCGGCATAAGCGGGCAGAATTTAAGCAACATAATAAACAAGAAACTGGAGCTGGTGAACAGGCAGATATTGAAGGAAACAAATAAGGGAATCTTTCCAATATTGGGCTACAGCTATTATGAATACGCAAAGGAACTGAAAGAAGAAGATCCTTATTCCTCTCTTCTGTTTTCAGAATACGCCCTTGAACTGAGCAATCTGGATATTTATTTCAAAAAAGAAGAGATCCCCTACATATTCAGGAAAAAAATAGATATTGACTATAATTTAGTTATTATTTTTGTTTCAGGTATTTTAGTCGGCTTTGTTCTAAGGAGCCTTGTAGTGAAGGTAAAAAATAAATCCAAGAAATCTGTTAAATTAAACCTTAGAAGCAAGCCTCTTTCGAAGCTCGCTTCCAGGAAAAAGAGGTGATCATAAACCAGGGCAAACGACCTTGCGGACATCTGCCCTGGAAAAAGAGGTGATAGATCGTAATATGAATTTACCACGCCCCAACTTAACTTATCTACTCTGGAGTAGTGTTACTAGTATATAAATCTTTCGGTTTAAGAGCATTTTAAAGTGGTGACAACATGGTAAGAAAGGTATTTAAACAGTTCTTTGTTTTTTGGCTCTTATGAAATGCATCTCATGCAACAAGCCGGCAACTATTATTTTAAAGCACTTGCAGCCATACTGCTGCGCCTGCTTCTGCAGGATGATCGAAAAAAGAGTCAGAAAGTTTGTGAGGATCAACAAGATCTTTAAAAAAGGCGATAATATCTGCATTGTTGATGACAGCTCTCATGATTTTCTGAATACGCAGTTTTTATTGAAAAGCATAATAAAAGGCCTTCCTGTAAAAATAGAAGTTTTAAAAATAAGAATAGGGAATAGATGGGATTTTTTAAAGGACAAAAAAATAATAAAACTTTCAAAGAATTCAAAAATAATCATTCCGTGGACCATGGATGATGAAGATTCTTTATTCTTGAAAAACGTATTTAATTCAAAAATCTCGATAAAATCACACTTCATAAAATTATTAATAAATATTACAGATGACGAAAGCGCTGCTTTTGCAAAATGCAGGGGTTTTAAGGTTTCAAAAAAAGGAAATAAAAACAATATAAAAAATCTTTTGAATGAAATTGAAAATAAATACCCCGGCAGCAAGTTTGGATTGCTGAAAAGCAGCCTGGAACTGGTGAAATGAGCATATTCCGGCTTATAGACAAATTATTAAAGAATTTTTTCACTTATATGGTTGTTCTGGCAATAATCATATCGGTTTCAAAATTCATGGATTATGAAAATAATTCAGGTAACAAAATAACAGGCCAGGCAATAATCAGCATTGTTGCTGAAAATAACAATTTCACTCCCTCAGTCTATTTCTGCAGATATGATGACTGCGCAAAGGAATTCATCAGATTAATAGAAAACTCAAACAAGACTGTGCATTGCGCGCTTTACGATTTTGAATATGAGAATATAACTGATGCAATGGTCGAAAAGCTTAACAGCGGAATTGACGTGAAGGTTGTTGTTGATAATGCAAACTTCAAGAAAGTCAAAAATCTCAATTTTGTAAGGCAAGACAATCAAAATCAGCTAATGCACAACAAATTCTGCGTTTTTGACAATAAAATCATCTTCAGCGGCTCATTCAACCCAACAGTGAAAAACAACATCAAAAACGACAACAACATGATTGTTTACAATTCAAATTACCTTGCAAAAAATTACGAAGATGAATTCAATGAAATATGGAAGGGCATCTTTGGAAAGGGAGAAAACGTAAAACACCCTATAATAATCCTAAATGGCAAAAAAATCGAGAATTACTTCTGTTCTGAAGACCACTGCAGCTCGCACGTCATAACTGCATTAAACAATGCTAAGAAAAGCATTTATTTTATGCAGTTCAGCTTTACAGACAACAATATCGGCAATGTTTTAATCAGCAGCAAAGACAGGCTTGATATAAAAGGAGTCATGGAAAGAGCGCAAAACAACACATATGCGGAGTTTCAAAGGCTTGCAGACAGCAACATAAGTGTAAAATGGGACAGCAACAAATACAACATGCACCACAAGGTTTTTATTGTAGACAATGAAACCGTGATCACAGGCAGCTACAATCCTACAAGGAATGCTGATGAATCAAATGACGAGAATGTTTTGATCATCAACGATGCCGGTGTTGCCTCAAAATACCTGGAAGAATTCAAAAGAGTTTATGGCGAATCATAATGAAAAAATACGATGTTTTCGGAATCGGAAGCGCTTTGATGGACTTTCTTGTCGAAGTAGACCATAAAGAGCTGCTCGAAATGGACTTAAAGCATGGCGAAATGCATCTTATTGATAAAGCCCACTCCAAAAAAATCTTTGAAAAGCTGAAAAAGTATAAATTCAAGATTGCCCCAGGCGGATCAGCTGCAAATGTTCTTGCCGGAGTTGCTGTTTTGGGCGGCAAGGTTGTTTTCTGCGGCAAAGTCGGCCAAGATGAGCATGGCGCAGTCTACGAGCAAAAAATGACAGAAGGCGGTGTTTTTTCAAACATTAAAAAAGGCAGCTTAATGACCGGCCATACAATAACCTTTATAACGCCAGATTTTGAAAGGACTTTCGCAACTCATCTTGGAGCAGCGCTTGAATTGGGAAAAGAAGATGTTCTGGAGGAAGAATTAAGGCAAAGCAAGATTCTGCATATTGAGGGCTACCAACTGGAAGGAAAAGCCATGAGGGAAGTTGCGATTCATGCAATGGAAATTGCAAAAAATAATAATGTTTTGGTTTCAATTGACCTGGCCGATCCGGCTCTTATAAGAAGAAACTTAGAGGACATGAAAAATTTAGTTAAAAAATATGCAGATATT
The Candidatus Woesearchaeota archaeon DNA segment above includes these coding regions:
- a CDS encoding AarF/ABC1/UbiB kinase family protein; the protein is MIKEDMRDLGRFYHVLNVLFKNRLGYFLEKHGLHIYLPFHKKLMRHKFIAPSKPEVKWRQAFEELGGTFVKLGQLLSLRPDLVPFEYCEEFQKLQDDVPAFPFSEVKKIVEKELKKPLNKIFKSFNETPIGSASIGQVHEAVLKNNKKVVVKVQRPHIDQMMKADIDILYTFAKMIEKGRKFPNITPTEIVNEFEKYTKKELDYVLEGRNIDQFYQNFENSKTIKIPKVYLDYTTSRVLTMECIKGTKLKEIKTKKIDRKLIEKIAADAILKQVFEDGFFHADLHPGNILLTDHKLAFLDFGIVGYMSKQLKNQSLDLFIAIMEKDSREVKNLLMKIGKSDNATGLETFEDEITEVINEWRGAQIKQMNMTSMMRNLLNLCFKHNIKMPTNIVLFAKAFVTLEGSAKLIDPEFDINEYAKPYVKKILVSRARPSELIRSFLKKGREIKEILDDFPEKAKELLDKAAAGKIKIDIEDEEIKKLGMEIDKSSNRLALGMIIGAIVIGMALLMKTQYESYAFAGMAVVFVLGAVLIISILREGKY
- the topA gene encoding DNA topoisomerase I; translated protein: MVELIITEKPAAALKIAEALADGKAIKESNLGVPYYKVTHGKNDIIVACAVGHLYGLAEKEKGKWTYPVFDIEWKPTSETNKGAAFSKKYLQTIKKLSKEAKTFTVATDYDIEGEVIGLNVIRFICNQKDAARMKFSTLTKPDLIEAYENKAKTLNWGQAMAGETRHELDWYWGINTSRALTAAIKAGGMFKIMSSGRVQGPALKIIVDKEKEIKNFKPVPFWQIDLKGNVNKGDITALHKEDKFWEKEKAEAVMHKVKSEKKGLVQEVKKTQFNQKAPVPFDLTALQIEAYHIFKIQPKETLEIAQNLYLAGLISYPRTSSQQLPFVLNFKKILKNLSSNESYKKLAQLLLAKEKLIPNNGKKTDPAHPAVHPTGEYPKKIDAREYKIYDLIVKRFFATFGEDAVRETVAVDINVKNEIFIAKGTRTIAKGWHVLYEPYVTLKEEELPPINKSDIVNIDKITMYDKETQPPARFTPASIIKELEKRNLGTKSTRAQIIDTLSQRGYTTGKVIEATDLGIKTVETLEKYSPLILDEELTRHFEEEMEEIREQKKKPKEILEEAKAALIKILNEFKGKEKKIGEGLKDTYQEQLRQESEIGKCPKCEKGTLKMRKGRFGRFIACDQYPECKTTFKLPSSGLIKPSEKICEQCKYPMIMVIMKGKRPQEICINKECPSKQIMDAALKKEAEKIESGKIERKCPKCGTGNLVLRKSVYGSFYGCSTYPKCRHIEKIETKSQNVKNF
- a CDS encoding S16 family serine protease → MKKLVLLLLLLLAIPLAYAKTGSTTLLAVSETDGGFIGSTADLYIEIKEGTGRVFIDSYPLTKFDTQFSTRFAKSVACDFLNKDCSRYDFFYTIRADAPIIGGPSAGAAMAVLTVAVLDDLKLREDIAMTGTINSGGIIGAVGGIKEKTEAAANASIKKVLIPEGERFVGEEGNKTDIIEYGKKIGIDVVEILSLNDAVYEFTGKKYSDGVEAINITADYEGTMRNISIDLCSRADSLKASLNVSGQNDVLEAAINSSERGKNAFSQKKYYSSASFCFSANIKYNYLSIKDINESKLREKLNSTSAELKKREEKLKNDYKTINDLETYIIVKERIDEVNDYLNLSLASLGGQELDDSAYYLAYSIERLYTVNSWSFFFGKSGIKLDIDAQMLRDSCTQKIVEAQERFDYVALFVPVANLGQISNELENAKQDQKNENNELCLFKASKAKAQVDVVMMSIGISGQNLSNIINKKLELVNRQILKETNKGIFPILGYSYYEYAKELKEEDPYSSLLFSEYALELSNLDIYFKKEEIPYIFRKKIDIDYNLVIIFVSGILVGFVLRSLVVKVKNKSKKSVKLNLRSKPLSKLASRKKR
- a CDS encoding phospholipase D-like domain-containing protein, translated to MSIFRLIDKLLKNFFTYMVVLAIIISVSKFMDYENNSGNKITGQAIISIVAENNNFTPSVYFCRYDDCAKEFIRLIENSNKTVHCALYDFEYENITDAMVEKLNSGIDVKVVVDNANFKKVKNLNFVRQDNQNQLMHNKFCVFDNKIIFSGSFNPTVKNNIKNDNNMIVYNSNYLAKNYEDEFNEIWKGIFGKGENVKHPIIILNGKKIENYFCSEDHCSSHVITALNNAKKSIYFMQFSFTDNNIGNVLISSKDRLDIKGVMERAQNNTYAEFQRLADSNISVKWDSNKYNMHHKVFIVDNETVITGSYNPTRNADESNDENVLIINDAGVASKYLEEFKRVYGES
- a CDS encoding adenosine kinase, which encodes MKKYDVFGIGSALMDFLVEVDHKELLEMDLKHGEMHLIDKAHSKKIFEKLKKYKFKIAPGGSAANVLAGVAVLGGKVVFCGKVGQDEHGAVYEQKMTEGGVFSNIKKGSLMTGHTITFITPDFERTFATHLGAALELGKEDVLEEELRQSKILHIEGYQLEGKAMREVAIHAMEIAKNNNVLVSIDLADPALIRRNLEDMKNLVKKYADIVFANEKEAEAFTGKKEEAALDEIAEFADVAVVKLGSKGSLIKSKNRVYKINSFEAKAVDTTGAGDMYAAGILYGISHDLPLEKAGKIASYAAAKVVEQIGARLSKSLKDEIKKLI